In one window of Cynocephalus volans isolate mCynVol1 chromosome 6, mCynVol1.pri, whole genome shotgun sequence DNA:
- the SHISA9 gene encoding protein shisa-9 isoform X2, producing MRRVLRLLLGCFLTELCARVCRAQERAGHGQLAQLSSVVVLAGDNRSGAASGEAGEGAGVSDAPPTRAPTPDFCRGYFDVMGQWDPPFNCSSGDFIFCCGTCGFRFCCTFKKRRLNQSTCTNYDTPLWLNTGKPPARKDDPLHDPTKDKTNLIVYIICGVVAVMVLVGIFTKLGLEKAHRPQREHMSRLCDNLLFTEAQIAFQEDE from the exons ATGCGCCGCGTCCTCCGGCTGCTCCTCGGCTGCTTCCTCACCGAGCTGTGCGCCCGCGTGTGCCGGGCGCAGGAGCGAGCGGGGCACGGGCAGCTGGCGCAACTGAGCAGCGTGGTCGTGCTGGCGGGGGACAACCGCTCCGGGGCCGCCTCCGGAGAGGCCGGTGAGGGCGCCGGGGTCTCGGACGCGCCCCCGACCCGGGCGCCCACGCCGGACTTCTGCCGGGGCTACTTCGATGTTATGGGCCAGTGGGACCCGCCGTTCAACTGCAGCTCGGGCGACTTCATCTTCTGCTGCGGGACTTGTGGCTTCCGGTTCTGCTGCACGTTTAAGAAGCGGCGACTGAACCAGAGCACCTGCACCAACTACGACACGCCGCTCTGGCTCAACACCGGCAAGCCCCCCGCGCGCAAGGACGACCCCCTGCACGACCCTACCAAGGACAAGACCAACCTGATCGTCTACATCATCTGCGGGGTGGTGGCCGTCATGGTGCTGGTGGGCATCTTCACCAAGCTGGGGCTGGAAAAAGCGCACCGGCCCCAAAGAGAGCACATGTCCAG GCTCTGTGACAATCTGCTGTTTACAGAGGCACAGATTGCTTTCCAAGAGGATGAATAA